Proteins encoded in a region of the Gulosibacter sediminis genome:
- a CDS encoding metal-dependent transcriptional regulator: MSNSPLSPSNLSYLKAVWALGEWSHEPVTATMIAARVGVRMSTASDAIKKLSERGLLDHAPYGAVTLTEEGTVHAVQTVRRHRLIETFLVEALGYRWDQVHDEAERLENEVSDFMIERIDASLGNPRRDPHGDPIPGPDGTVDKPDATPLSEAKPGQSLLIERVSDSDPALLEYLAEQGVIYGAELEVQGSAPFTDTVSLTVQPSGASLSISSTAAQEVWVSERA, encoded by the coding sequence GTGTCGAACTCGCCGCTCTCGCCGAGCAACCTCAGCTACCTCAAGGCCGTCTGGGCCCTGGGCGAGTGGTCGCATGAGCCGGTGACGGCGACGATGATCGCTGCCCGCGTCGGCGTGCGCATGTCGACGGCGTCGGATGCGATCAAGAAGCTCTCCGAGCGCGGCCTGCTCGACCACGCGCCCTACGGCGCCGTGACACTGACCGAGGAGGGCACGGTGCACGCGGTGCAGACGGTGCGCCGCCACCGGCTCATCGAGACGTTCCTCGTTGAGGCCCTCGGGTACCGCTGGGACCAGGTGCACGACGAGGCCGAGCGGCTCGAGAACGAGGTCTCCGACTTCATGATCGAGCGCATCGACGCCTCGCTCGGCAACCCGCGCCGCGACCCGCACGGCGACCCGATTCCCGGGCCCGACGGCACGGTCGACAAGCCCGACGCGACCCCGCTCAGCGAGGCGAAGCCGGGCCAGTCGCTGCTCATCGAGCGTGTCTCTGACAGCGACCCGGCGCTGCTCGAATACCTCGCCGAGCAGGGCGTCATTTACGGCGCCGAGCTCGAGGTGCAGGGCTCGGCCCCGTTCACCGACACGGTGAGCCTCACGGTTCAGCCCTCGGGTGCGAGTCTGTCGATCAGTTCCACCGCCGCGCAAGAAGTTTGGGTGAGCGAGCGCGCATAA
- a CDS encoding Gfo/Idh/MocA family protein: protein MTQNTIGIIVNGATGRMGYRQHLVRSLLALRDEGGFPLSDGSRQPIELYLVARNAEKLREVAEKHGVEKYTTDLDEALADPDFPIYFDALVTQLRVPAIRKAIAAGKAIYTEKPTAESYAEAVALADEAEAAGVKNGVVHDKLYLPGLLKLKRLIDSGFFGEILSVRGEFGYWVFEGDWQPAQRPSWNYRSEDGGGIIVDMFPHWNYVIENLFGKISSVYTEKRTHIPTRVDEHGESYTATADDAAYAIFDLEDGPIVQFNSSWTVRVNRDELVELHVDGTHGSAVVGLFGAKVQPRNATPKPTWNPDLPDANDYQSNWVEVPQNDAVENGFKLQWIEFLRYVVGDGEHHYDFRSGAAGMLLAEAALESDAQGRRVSLQEFALGNAVDRAAEQVDA, encoded by the coding sequence ATGACTCAGAACACGATTGGCATCATCGTCAACGGTGCGACCGGCCGCATGGGCTACCGCCAGCACCTCGTTCGTTCGCTGCTCGCGCTGCGCGACGAAGGCGGCTTCCCGCTTTCCGACGGCTCGCGCCAGCCGATCGAGCTCTACCTCGTGGCCCGCAACGCCGAGAAGCTCCGCGAGGTCGCCGAGAAGCACGGCGTCGAGAAATACACGACCGACCTCGACGAGGCGCTCGCCGACCCCGACTTCCCGATCTACTTCGACGCGCTCGTCACGCAGCTGCGCGTGCCGGCGATCCGCAAGGCGATCGCCGCCGGCAAGGCGATCTACACCGAGAAGCCCACCGCCGAGAGCTACGCCGAGGCCGTCGCGCTCGCCGACGAGGCCGAGGCCGCCGGCGTCAAGAACGGCGTCGTGCACGACAAGCTCTACCTGCCAGGCCTGCTCAAGCTCAAGCGCCTCATCGACAGCGGCTTCTTCGGAGAGATCCTCTCGGTGCGCGGCGAGTTCGGCTACTGGGTCTTCGAAGGCGACTGGCAGCCAGCCCAGCGCCCGAGCTGGAACTACCGCAGCGAAGACGGCGGCGGCATCATCGTCGACATGTTCCCGCACTGGAACTACGTCATCGAGAACCTCTTCGGCAAGATCTCTTCGGTCTACACCGAGAAGCGCACGCACATCCCGACCCGCGTCGACGAGCACGGCGAGTCCTACACCGCCACCGCCGACGATGCCGCCTACGCGATCTTCGACCTCGAAGACGGCCCCATCGTGCAGTTCAACTCGAGCTGGACGGTGCGCGTGAACCGCGACGAGCTCGTCGAGCTGCACGTCGACGGCACGCACGGCAGCGCCGTCGTCGGCCTCTTCGGCGCGAAGGTGCAGCCACGCAACGCGACCCCGAAGCCCACCTGGAACCCCGACCTGCCCGACGCGAACGACTACCAGTCGAACTGGGTTGAGGTGCCGCAGAACGACGCCGTCGAGAACGGCTTCAAGCTGCAGTGGATCGAGTTCCTCCGCTACGTCGTCGGCGACGGCGAGCACCACTACGACTTCCGCTCGGGCGCCGCGGGCATGCTGCTCGCCGAGGCAGCCCTCGAGTCGGATGCGCAGGGTCGTCGCGTGAGCCTGCAGGAGTTCGCGCTCGGCAACGCCGTCGACCGCGCCGCAGAGCAGGTGGACGCCTAA
- a CDS encoding ABC transporter substrate-binding protein, with translation MFTKKSTRMALAAAATGAALLLSACSGGAGNDTGATAADGEMTDVTLMLNWYPYGEHAAFYYGVEEGIFEEHGINLTIQAGQGSTKTTQAAGQGQVDFGWADTPAVLSNIDKGVKVHSVGVFLQTTPSAVQVFTDSGITEPEDLKGTTIAVSAGDAPTTTFPMYLEAAGLQESDVTQQNLDAAGKMAAMINGQVDGLIGFAHDQGPTIAAESGKDVTYLRYSDVGLNFYSNGLIASDSMISDNPELVSAMVAATSESFQAAIDDPEGAVASMDGKDPQMPDAEVLAEQWAGTIELLKSPTDGDVTPGLNSTTDWENTISVLAEAGLIEEAKPVDTYFNADFQPGGAE, from the coding sequence ATGTTTACGAAGAAGTCCACCCGAATGGCCCTCGCGGCAGCCGCGACCGGCGCCGCCCTGCTGCTCAGCGCCTGCTCCGGCGGGGCCGGCAACGACACCGGCGCGACGGCGGCCGACGGCGAAATGACCGACGTCACCCTCATGCTCAACTGGTACCCGTACGGCGAGCACGCCGCCTTCTACTACGGCGTCGAAGAGGGCATTTTCGAGGAGCACGGCATCAACCTGACGATCCAGGCCGGCCAGGGCTCGACGAAGACGACGCAGGCCGCGGGCCAGGGCCAGGTCGACTTCGGCTGGGCCGACACCCCGGCGGTGCTCTCGAACATCGACAAGGGCGTCAAGGTGCACAGCGTCGGCGTGTTCCTGCAGACCACCCCCTCGGCCGTGCAGGTCTTCACCGACTCGGGCATCACCGAGCCCGAAGACCTCAAGGGCACCACCATCGCCGTCTCGGCCGGTGACGCGCCGACCACGACGTTCCCGATGTACCTCGAGGCCGCTGGCCTCCAGGAGAGCGACGTCACCCAGCAGAACCTGGATGCGGCGGGCAAGATGGCCGCGATGATCAACGGCCAGGTCGACGGCCTCATCGGCTTCGCGCACGACCAGGGCCCGACCATCGCCGCCGAGAGTGGCAAGGACGTCACGTACCTGCGGTACTCGGACGTCGGTCTCAACTTCTACAGCAACGGCCTCATCGCGAGCGACTCGATGATCAGCGACAACCCCGAGCTCGTCTCGGCGATGGTCGCGGCGACCTCCGAATCCTTCCAGGCCGCGATCGACGACCCCGAGGGCGCGGTTGCCTCGATGGACGGCAAGGACCCGCAGATGCCCGACGCTGAGGTGCTCGCCGAGCAGTGGGCTGGCACCATTGAACTGCTGAAGTCGCCGACCGACGGCGACGTCACCCCCGGCCTCAACTCGACCACCGACTGGGAGAACACCATCTCGGTGCTCGCCGAGGCGGGCCTCATCGAAGAGGCGAAGCCCGTTGACACCTACTTCAACGCCGACTTCCAGCCGGGCGGTGCGGAATGA
- a CDS encoding Nramp family divalent metal transporter has protein sequence MASTTVTQRATRAKPAWLLGPALVAGVAYLDPGNVAVNMSAGAQFGYLLVWVLVAANVAAWLVQYLSAKLGLATHASLAELLGRRISNRAGRVLYGLQAQFVAIATDLAEVIGGAVALWIMFDIPLVVGAIITGVVSTVLLLIQSRRGAKTFEFVIIGLVLVIAVGFCWSLWLAPPAAGDVLGGMVPRFEGADSVLLAASILGATVMPHAIYAHSSLARDRFGAGMKKPLRTLIRATRVDVTIALTIAGTVNLAMLLVAATVLPGVEGTDTLDGAHAALEHALGTTAAWMFAIGLLASGIASTAVGAYAGSDIMGGLLNRGMRLLTRRLITIIPAIIVLAIGVDPTQALVWSQVILSFGIPFALVPLVWLTARKSVMGAAVNAWWTTALAWLITAAIIVLNIGLIVLQFGMQ, from the coding sequence ATGGCGAGTACGACCGTCACGCAGCGAGCAACTCGGGCAAAGCCGGCATGGTTGCTCGGCCCCGCCCTCGTGGCCGGCGTCGCGTATCTCGACCCGGGTAACGTCGCCGTGAACATGTCAGCGGGTGCGCAGTTCGGCTACCTCCTCGTGTGGGTGCTCGTCGCCGCGAACGTCGCGGCCTGGCTCGTGCAGTACCTCTCGGCGAAGCTCGGCCTCGCGACGCACGCGAGCCTCGCCGAGCTGCTCGGGCGCCGCATCTCGAACCGCGCCGGGCGCGTCCTCTATGGCCTGCAGGCGCAGTTCGTCGCGATCGCGACCGACCTCGCCGAGGTCATCGGCGGCGCCGTCGCACTCTGGATCATGTTCGACATTCCGCTCGTCGTCGGCGCGATCATCACCGGCGTCGTCTCGACGGTGCTGCTGCTCATTCAGTCGCGCCGAGGCGCGAAGACCTTCGAGTTCGTCATCATCGGCCTCGTGCTCGTCATCGCCGTTGGCTTCTGCTGGAGCCTCTGGCTTGCGCCGCCCGCGGCCGGCGACGTGCTCGGCGGCATGGTGCCGCGCTTTGAGGGCGCCGACTCGGTGCTGCTCGCCGCGAGCATCCTCGGCGCCACCGTCATGCCCCACGCCATCTACGCGCACTCCTCGCTCGCCCGCGACCGATTCGGTGCGGGTATGAAGAAGCCGCTACGCACGCTCATCCGCGCGACCCGCGTTGACGTCACGATCGCGCTCACGATCGCCGGCACGGTGAACCTCGCGATGCTGCTCGTCGCGGCGACCGTGCTTCCGGGGGTCGAGGGCACCGACACGCTCGATGGCGCGCACGCCGCGCTCGAGCACGCGCTCGGCACGACGGCGGCCTGGATGTTCGCGATCGGCCTGCTCGCCTCGGGCATCGCCTCGACCGCGGTCGGCGCCTACGCCGGCAGCGACATCATGGGCGGCCTGCTCAACCGCGGCATGCGGCTGCTCACGCGCCGGCTCATCACGATCATCCCCGCGATCATCGTGCTCGCGATCGGCGTCGACCCGACCCAGGCGCTCGTCTGGAGCCAGGTCATCCTCTCGTTCGGCATCCCGTTCGCCCTCGTGCCGCTCGTCTGGCTCACCGCGCGCAAGTCGGTCATGGGCGCGGCGGTCAACGCGTGGTGGACGACGGCGCTGGCTTGGCTCATCACTGCGGCGATCATCGTGCTGAACATCGGCCTGATCGTGCTGCAGTTTGGGATGCAGTAG
- a CDS encoding dihydrodipicolinate synthase family protein: MTATQTLGASRASTDITLQLLDADGTTRATELLAAPAFAKPTGPLRSRTLYAAAHVIPKVHAENVPGAPADIDWDATLDYRRQIFSWGLGVADAMDTAQRNMGLDAAATRELIAKSAECAREAGGSVAVGVNTDGRAEEQLSLQEIETAYLEQLAFAQEQGVTPVLMSSRHLARAATSAADYLRVYDRVLREASSKVIIHWLGTAFDPQLEGYFGYRDWRTAADYLLEIVDSHAAKIAGIKMSLLDADAERYVRGQLPEDVTMFTGDDFNYVELIRADEAGEYSDALLGAFSVLAPNASAAVQALDAGDVEGFTRILEPTQELSRQVFAAPTFYYKTGVAFMSWLNGHQPAFKMVGGLHSARSLPHLSRIVELANASGALERPEFAAERWHSMLRLDGVLDAGEVRA; this comes from the coding sequence ATGACCGCGACGCAGACGCTCGGCGCGAGCCGCGCATCCACCGACATCACGCTGCAGCTGCTCGACGCCGACGGCACGACCCGCGCCACCGAGCTGCTCGCGGCGCCGGCGTTCGCGAAGCCGACCGGCCCGCTGCGCTCGCGCACGCTTTACGCGGCCGCGCACGTGATCCCGAAGGTGCACGCCGAGAACGTGCCCGGCGCCCCGGCCGACATCGACTGGGATGCGACGCTCGACTACCGCCGCCAGATCTTCTCGTGGGGCCTCGGCGTCGCGGATGCGATGGACACCGCCCAGCGCAACATGGGGCTCGACGCGGCCGCGACCCGCGAGCTCATCGCGAAGTCGGCCGAGTGCGCGCGCGAGGCGGGCGGCTCGGTCGCGGTCGGCGTGAACACCGATGGCCGCGCCGAGGAGCAGCTCTCGCTGCAGGAAATCGAGACGGCCTACCTTGAGCAGCTCGCATTCGCCCAGGAGCAGGGCGTCACGCCCGTGCTCATGTCGAGCCGCCACCTCGCCCGCGCGGCGACGTCAGCCGCCGACTACCTGCGCGTCTACGACCGCGTGCTGCGTGAGGCGTCGAGCAAGGTGATTATCCACTGGCTCGGCACGGCGTTCGATCCGCAGCTCGAGGGCTACTTCGGCTATCGCGACTGGCGCACCGCCGCCGACTACCTGCTCGAGATCGTCGACAGCCACGCCGCGAAGATCGCCGGCATCAAGATGAGCCTGCTCGACGCCGACGCCGAGCGGTATGTGCGCGGGCAGCTGCCCGAGGACGTCACGATGTTCACGGGCGACGACTTCAACTACGTCGAGCTCATCCGCGCCGACGAGGCGGGCGAGTACTCCGATGCGCTGCTCGGCGCGTTCAGCGTGCTCGCGCCGAATGCCTCGGCGGCCGTGCAGGCGCTCGACGCGGGCGACGTCGAGGGCTTCACGCGCATCCTCGAACCCACGCAGGAGCTCTCGCGCCAGGTGTTCGCGGCGCCGACCTTCTATTACAAGACCGGCGTCGCCTTCATGAGCTGGCTCAACGGTCACCAGCCCGCCTTCAAGATGGTCGGCGGCCTGCACTCGGCGCGCAGCCTGCCGCACCTCTCGCGCATCGTCGAGTTGGCGAACGCGTCGGGCGCGCTCGAGCGCCCCGAGTTCGCGGCCGAGCGCTGGCACTCGATGCTGCGCCTCGACGGCGTGCTCGACGCGGGAGAGGTGCGCGCATGA
- a CDS encoding ABC transporter permease, with the protein MTSATTATPVIDSPDAPKPKARRGAKSGWLQQTSGYVYPTIFLVIAFIAWWIVTEAGLVAPYILPSPADTLAAFTDNAAYMWQHTWVTTTETLIGFALSVVFGVLVAVVMVYSRTLERTFYPLILFAQVIPKIAIAPLFIVWMGFGPEPKILVAVLMAFFPIVISGISGLRTIDPEILELTSTMGASRFKTFVKVRFPAALPELLSGMKVAATLAVTGAVVGEFVGANEGLGYVILQANGNVDTAMLFAALFIMSLLGILLFAVIIIAERFLVPWHASHRNLEQ; encoded by the coding sequence ATGACAAGTGCAACTACTGCAACTCCGGTGATCGACTCACCAGACGCGCCAAAGCCTAAGGCTCGGCGCGGGGCGAAGTCGGGCTGGCTCCAGCAAACGAGCGGCTACGTCTACCCGACGATCTTCCTCGTGATCGCATTCATCGCCTGGTGGATCGTGACCGAGGCAGGCCTCGTCGCCCCGTACATCCTGCCCTCGCCGGCCGACACCCTCGCGGCGTTCACCGACAACGCGGCCTACATGTGGCAGCACACCTGGGTGACCACGACCGAGACCCTCATCGGTTTCGCGCTCTCGGTCGTCTTCGGTGTGCTCGTGGCGGTCGTGATGGTCTACTCGCGCACGCTCGAGCGCACCTTCTACCCGCTCATCCTGTTCGCCCAGGTGATCCCGAAGATCGCGATCGCGCCGCTGTTCATCGTGTGGATGGGCTTCGGCCCCGAACCGAAGATCCTCGTCGCCGTATTGATGGCCTTCTTCCCGATCGTCATCTCGGGCATCAGCGGCCTGCGCACGATCGACCCCGAGATCCTCGAGCTCACGAGCACAATGGGCGCCTCGCGCTTCAAGACCTTCGTCAAGGTGCGCTTCCCGGCCGCGCTGCCCGAGCTGCTCTCGGGTATGAAGGTCGCCGCGACCCTCGCCGTCACCGGTGCGGTCGTCGGTGAGTTCGTCGGCGCGAACGAGGGCCTCGGCTACGTGATCCTGCAGGCCAACGGCAACGTCGACACCGCGATGCTCTTCGCCGCACTGTTCATCATGTCGCTGCTCGGCATCCTGCTGTTCGCCGTCATCATCATCGCCGAACGCTTCCTCGTGCCCTGGCACGCGTCCCACCGCAACCTCGAGCAGTAA
- a CDS encoding LacI family DNA-binding transcriptional regulator produces MAAAKQPVTLGDVAREAGVSIATASRAINGSTRRVNEDIRARVQETADRLGYLPNLSAQSVAKGASSTIAVVVSDIADPYFSAIAAGVMRGAAEEGLVVTVATAHHDTGSEVEIVRTLRTQRPKAIILTGSRTTDAVSQSALDQHLSDYIATGGKVVLISQHHPPFDVVELSNRQGAKDLALALVKLGGTRFGIVSGPRRLVTNVDRVEGFIEGLAEAGIEFGGDHHVEAEFSRDGGYAGARKLLSRMPDVDTIFATSDVMAIGAMTALRDLGKLPGRDVSVAGFDDIDTARDVTPTLTTVVVPLDDMGYRAVKVAMQDDPGRAPVALAANTSVVIRESTPARGA; encoded by the coding sequence ATGGCGGCAGCGAAGCAGCCGGTGACGCTCGGGGATGTCGCTCGTGAGGCGGGCGTCTCGATCGCGACCGCCTCGCGCGCGATCAACGGCAGCACCCGGCGCGTGAACGAAGACATCCGCGCGCGCGTGCAGGAAACGGCAGACCGCCTCGGCTATCTGCCGAACCTCTCGGCGCAGTCGGTCGCGAAGGGCGCCTCGTCGACGATCGCGGTCGTCGTGAGCGACATCGCGGACCCGTACTTCAGCGCGATCGCGGCCGGCGTCATGCGCGGCGCGGCCGAAGAAGGCCTGGTCGTGACAGTTGCGACGGCCCACCACGACACCGGTTCCGAGGTCGAGATTGTGCGCACGCTGCGCACGCAGCGGCCGAAGGCGATCATTCTCACCGGCTCGCGTACGACGGATGCGGTGAGCCAGTCGGCGCTCGACCAGCACCTCAGCGACTACATCGCGACCGGCGGCAAGGTCGTGCTCATCTCGCAGCACCACCCGCCGTTCGACGTCGTCGAGCTCTCGAACCGCCAGGGGGCGAAGGACCTCGCGCTCGCGCTCGTGAAGCTCGGCGGCACGAGGTTCGGCATCGTGTCGGGCCCGCGCCGCCTCGTCACGAACGTCGACCGCGTCGAGGGGTTCATCGAGGGACTCGCCGAGGCGGGCATCGAGTTCGGCGGCGACCACCACGTCGAGGCCGAGTTCAGCCGCGACGGCGGCTACGCCGGCGCCCGCAAGCTACTCTCGCGCATGCCCGACGTCGACACTATCTTCGCGACGAGTGATGTCATGGCGATCGGCGCCATGACGGCCCTGCGCGACCTCGGCAAACTGCCGGGCCGCGATGTTTCGGTCGCCGGCTTCGACGACATCGACACCGCCCGCGACGTCACGCCGACCCTCACCACGGTCGTCGTGCCGCTCGACGACATGGGCTATCGCGCCGTCAAGGTCGCGATGCAGGACGACCCCGGGCGGGCCCCCGTCGCCCTCGCGGCGAATACGTCGGTCGTGATCCGCGAGAGCACGCCCGCCCGCGGCGCCTAG
- a CDS encoding ABC transporter ATP-binding protein, whose protein sequence is MGSRKDVLLDVDNVGIRFETKRRQVQALEHVDLNVSRGEFISIVGPSGCGKSTLLRAVAGLTLPTEGTIELRGSTVTKPRQDVGFVFQRPALLPWRDVRGNIMLQAEMRNLDKRAATQRCDELLELTSLTDFAKALPHELSGGMQQRVSLCRALLHDPDVLLMDEPFGALDALTREHLNVELQHVWAETGKTVLLVTHSVPEAVYLASRVVVMGPRPGRIIEEFEVDLPHEREYEPTLEDPRFHAVAGRVRELLGSPMGGD, encoded by the coding sequence ATGGGATCTCGCAAGGACGTGCTGCTCGACGTCGACAACGTCGGCATCCGCTTCGAGACGAAGCGCCGTCAGGTGCAGGCGCTCGAGCACGTAGACCTCAACGTCAGCCGTGGCGAGTTCATCTCGATTGTGGGCCCCTCGGGCTGCGGCAAGTCGACGCTGCTGCGCGCCGTCGCCGGCCTGACCCTGCCCACCGAGGGCACGATCGAGCTGCGCGGATCGACGGTCACGAAGCCGCGGCAGGACGTCGGCTTCGTGTTCCAGCGGCCGGCGCTGCTGCCCTGGCGCGACGTACGCGGCAACATCATGCTGCAGGCCGAGATGCGCAATCTCGACAAGCGCGCCGCGACCCAGCGCTGCGACGAGCTGCTTGAGCTCACGAGCCTCACCGACTTCGCGAAGGCACTCCCCCACGAGCTGTCGGGCGGCATGCAGCAGCGCGTCTCGCTCTGCCGCGCGCTGCTCCACGACCCCGACGTGCTGCTCATGGATGAGCCGTTCGGCGCCCTGGATGCGCTCACCCGCGAGCACCTCAACGTCGAGCTCCAGCATGTCTGGGCCGAGACCGGCAAGACGGTGCTGCTGGTCACGCACTCGGTGCCCGAGGCTGTCTACCTCGCGAGCCGCGTCGTCGTGATGGGCCCTCGCCCGGGCCGCATCATCGAGGAGTTCGAGGTCGACCTGCCGCACGAGCGCGAGTACGAGCCCACGCTCGAGGACCCGCGCTTCCACGCGGTCGCCGGCCGCGTGCGCGAGCTGCTCGGCAGCCCGATGGGCGGCGACTAG
- a CDS encoding sugar phosphate isomerase/epimerase family protein encodes MTPHARFSLNQATIKYANLREALDLCVAQGVQSIGLWREPVNEVGLAESAKLLADSGLRFSSHCRSGFLTDPDDAAWRVSLDENRRAIEETATLAAAGAPGSAAVLVVVAGGIPEGGTIADARARFAEGIATLAPEAQAAGVTLALEALHPMFASDRCVLSTLGQALDIADAIGSPAVGAVVDSFHVWWDPDVAAQVARAGAAGQIATYQVCDWKTPLPADVLLSRHLPGDGVIDFASLTEAVNAAGYAGDVEVEVFNGELWDTPYAEALEATWTKFNAAVGVHLAEVVPA; translated from the coding sequence ATGACCCCGCACGCGCGCTTCTCGCTGAACCAGGCGACGATCAAGTACGCGAACCTGCGCGAGGCGCTCGACCTCTGCGTCGCGCAGGGCGTGCAGAGCATCGGCCTCTGGCGCGAGCCTGTCAACGAGGTGGGCCTTGCCGAGTCGGCGAAGCTGCTGGCCGACTCGGGCCTGCGCTTCTCGAGCCACTGCCGCTCGGGCTTTCTCACCGACCCGGATGACGCCGCCTGGCGCGTCTCGCTTGACGAGAACCGCCGCGCGATTGAAGAGACGGCCACGCTCGCGGCCGCGGGCGCCCCGGGCTCGGCGGCGGTGCTCGTCGTGGTCGCCGGTGGGATTCCCGAGGGCGGCACGATCGCGGATGCGCGGGCTCGCTTCGCCGAGGGCATCGCGACCCTCGCGCCCGAGGCCCAGGCCGCCGGCGTGACCCTCGCGCTCGAGGCCCTGCACCCGATGTTCGCGTCGGACCGCTGCGTGCTTTCGACGCTCGGCCAGGCGCTCGACATTGCGGATGCGATCGGTAGCCCCGCGGTCGGCGCGGTTGTCGACTCGTTCCATGTGTGGTGGGACCCGGATGTTGCGGCGCAGGTCGCGCGCGCCGGTGCGGCCGGCCAGATCGCGACCTACCAGGTGTGCGACTGGAAGACGCCGCTGCCCGCGGATGTGCTGCTGAGCCGCCACCTGCCCGGCGACGGCGTCATCGACTTCGCCTCGCTCACCGAGGCCGTCAACGCCGCCGGCTACGCGGGCGACGTTGAGGTCGAGGTGTTTAACGGAGAGCTTTGGGACACCCCGTACGCCGAGGCGCTCGAAGCGACCTGGACCAAGTTCAACGCCGCCGTCGGCGTGCACCTCGCCGAGGTCGTGCCGGCCTAG
- a CDS encoding YoaK family protein — MKTVTRDGLVLSCALAFAAGYIDAVGFVATGGMFVSFMSGNSTQAGVEFFHNGAAQALLGIGLVVGFLVGVTLAGMFASRIDDHRRDVVGTAALAVAIVAGLELIGWSSPWWYLLVAAAMGSLNTLYLADGRARVAITYATGTLVSLGLGLAALFTGGSKVAWRRPLLLWGSLAIGAVAGAGLQTVHHALSLCVGAAMLFAIATALAARRFQGPVPRWLRGTDAS, encoded by the coding sequence GTGAAAACGGTGACGCGCGATGGCCTGGTGCTCTCGTGTGCCCTCGCCTTCGCAGCCGGCTACATCGACGCGGTCGGCTTCGTCGCAACCGGCGGCATGTTCGTCTCGTTCATGAGCGGCAACTCGACCCAGGCCGGCGTCGAGTTCTTCCATAACGGCGCCGCGCAGGCACTGCTCGGCATCGGCCTCGTGGTCGGCTTCCTCGTCGGTGTGACGCTCGCGGGGATGTTCGCGAGCCGCATCGACGACCACCGGCGGGATGTGGTGGGCACCGCCGCGCTCGCCGTCGCGATCGTCGCGGGGCTTGAGCTCATCGGCTGGTCGTCGCCGTGGTGGTACCTGCTCGTCGCCGCCGCGATGGGCTCGCTCAACACGCTCTACCTGGCCGACGGCCGCGCCCGCGTCGCGATTACCTACGCGACCGGCACGCTCGTGAGCCTCGGCCTCGGCTTGGCCGCGCTGTTCACCGGCGGCTCGAAGGTCGCGTGGCGCCGGCCGCTGCTGCTGTGGGGCTCGCTTGCCATCGGCGCGGTCGCCGGCGCGGGCCTGCAGACGGTGCATCACGCGCTCTCGCTCTGCGTCGGCGCGGCCATGCTGTTCGCAATCGCGACCGCCCTCGCCGCGCGCCGCTTCCAGGGGCCCGTGCCCCGCTGGCTGCGCGGCACCGACGCGAGCTAA